The Nocardia sp. BMG51109 nucleotide sequence TGAGGAAGACGGCCTCGTCGAGGATATTGACGGCCGAGGCGACTCGGCGTGCTTCCAAAGCGGCAGCCTCCGGATCCTCTATGGTCGCGTACCAGTAAGCGTCGATCGCGCGGCGCAACTCCCGCATATAGCGAAGCCCTTTGGACAAGTGGCCACTCTCAAGGTGGAACTGCTTGGCGGTCATCACGAAAGCCTCTCAGCGAACTAGCGGGACCGCCAGAGACTTTTCGCCCGAAGGGCTGCCGCACGTGTTGATGACTCGAGACGGTGGCGGCGGCACATCCGGGCGCATGCCATCTGGCTTGCCTAATGGTGGCCCCTTAAGCAGAGTTCCGGGAAGGGTGCAGTTGTCCCCCGAAGGGGTCACGGTGCGGTACGTCGTCGTTCCAGAATCCGTAGCGGCTGGCGAGGATGTCCATGATCGAGCCGGTTTCGTCGGTGTTGTGGTGCATGGTCAGTCCCCAACGATGCAGGCTGGAGACCGCGACGAGACGAATTCCCATGTCCATGGTTTCAGGTGTGATCGCGTCGGGTGAGATGCGTGGATCATTCGCATGTTCTTCGCGCATCGCCTCAGCATGGAATGCGTGCGTGAGCCGTGGGGCGTCGTCCATGGTGAGGGGGCCGTGTCGGAGGGTGAGGCGGTGGTTGACGGTCATGTTCACTACCACGTTGAGGAGATGCCAGTCTTTCCAGCCTTCGTCGCGGAGTTGCTGGAACAGTTCGCGCACTTCGGGACCGCTCAGTAGATGTGGGATGGTGTGACGAATGGAGATCGGCAGTATCTCGTAGCGTTCGGTGAGGATGGTGCGTGCCTTTTCGAGGCTGTACCCAGGGCCGGGTCCTGTTCGTGGCTGCATCTGGGGCGCGCTCGCGCGCGGATTCGGTCGTTCGGGGTTGGTGAGTGACCGGTGTACCGGGCTGGTGAGTTGTGGTGTGACCGGTTCGAGTCCGAACAGAGTCGCCATGTGTCTGTACGGGCGGCCGATTTCGAGGTTGGAGAGCAAGCCGTTCTCAGCGGCCTGGTCAATGAGCTGGCTGAATCCGTTCTGGTCGAACAGCGACAACTCCGCGATAACCTGGAAGGCGTGGCTCAGATTGGCCTTGGGCACGGCGCTCTCGGTCGCGTCGTCGGGGCCCGTCGTTGTCGGCAGTTGCAGAAGCCATTGACGCTGGCCGTTGTACCGGCGGGTGAGGTAGGTCTGGGCGGGCGGCTGGTCTCGCTGGTAGGACCGGATCTCGATATCGATGTCCTGGGCGAGGAGAACCGGGTCGAGAGCCGCGAGTTCGACGAGAACGATTTGGAGCGTGGCTGCGAAGTCTTCCAGTACGAGGACGGTGTCGTGATCGTTGCGGGCGTGCAGGGCCCATTTCACGCCGAGCGCGTGGAAGACGATGTCGCGTTGTGGGCCGACGTCGCTGAAAGGCGCTCCCGCGGTTTCGCTTAGCCAATCGGTCCATTCGACTTCGGTCTGAGCGTTCGCGGAGGTCGAGATTGCGCGTGGGTGGGTGAACTCGTCGAATATCGATCCTCGGAGGATGGAGTGGACGAGCGGCAGGAACGCGGGGCGGGTCTGTTCGGCGATCACCGTGGTGAATCCCTGAAATTTAATCGCTTCGGTCACGATGGTGTGGCGTTCGAGGTTGCCCGAGTCGGGTGCCAAGGCCATGTGTGCGCGGCCGGCCATGGTCGCCAGCTTTGCGGAGGCGATCCAGGCGCCCGCGAGGTGGTCCATCTTGGCGGCGGCGAACATGCCGAGTGGGGTGAGGTCACTGTCGGAGGGCGCGGCGCCGTCGTAGGCGAGTGCAGCGAGGCCGAGAGCGTACTTCTTGGCGACGAGATACATGCCCAACTCGCTGTATAGGTCGATGATATGGACGATGGTGTCCAGCGCGTCCTGGAAGGTGTCGCCGTGAAACCATTTGACCTTGGCTTTGTGGTATTCGCGCAAGGCATCGAGTGGTCGACCGGCGCTCTCGAAGGACTGTGCGCGCTGGCGGCATCGTTCGGCGACGGCGGCGTCACCGTCACGCCGGGCGACCGCTTCGTCGAGCCTGTCGCAGACTCGCTGATAGAGCCGGTGGTCTTGCATTTGAGGAGTGAGGACGTCGATGGTCATGGCGAGGGTGCCGATCGGGTAGGCAGGTGCGTCCGGTAGCAGTTCGACCAGGGTGAGCAGATGCCCCATGGCGGCGTCGAGGTCGACGATCGGTGTGGGTTCGGTGGTGTCGAGGTGGGACCGAAGAGTGCCGGATTCGATCGAGTCGATCAGTGCCTCGTAGTGTTGGTCGAGCTCGTCCAAAGTCGCTGTGCCGTGTGGCTCGACGCCGGTGTAGTCCAAGTGCAGGGACAGGTGTGCCGCAGCCTCGAGGAGTCCGGCCCGTGCGTTCGGACCCCATTCCTGGTTGAGCAGGTCATCGACGTGGCGACGCAGCCGGGGCACCCACCCGGCCGTTTCGGAGAGCGGGATATCGGTCTGCCCCATAGTCGCTGCGGCCGAGCAGAATTGGATGAGCACGCTCGCATCGAACAGCAGTGTCGGGTTGTTGCTGTGCACAATCTCATCGATAAAGGTGCGGATCAGCGCTTCGGCCGGGCGTAGGTCCGCCGCGCCTCGGGACCGTGCGGCGACGAGCTCGTAAGTGGCATAGAGACGGACCTCTCGATCGGGGCTTTGTTCAGCCAGCCGGGTCGTCAACCTCAGCCAGCCTGGGAGGTCGGATCGGGCTGGGCCGGGCCGTATGGCATACCGCAGACCGTCCGCCAGGTCGAACAGGTCACCAAGATTGACCGGTTGCCTGTCGGGTTCCTGCCAGTACTCACGCAGCTCGATGTATCCGGCCGGGAGCTCGCTCGTACGGTCGGTGGGTGCGCGGGGCGGGGTGAGTTCGGGTGGAAGGTCGAGGTATTGCTCGGCCAGCCAGTACAGCTCGGGTTCGGCGAGGAACTCCGCCAGCATCTTGCCGTCAAGGACGTCCAGTGCGACACTGTGCTGCGCCTGGGCCCAGTCTTGAAGTTCGTGTCGCAGCCGGACCGGAACATTCGCGGTGGTCAGGATGTAGATTCGGTCCACGGGGGTGCCCTGGGTGCAGATGGCGTCGATGTCGCGTTCGAACTTTCGGCGCAGGTTGTCTTTCTGGATGGTGCAGGCGAAGGCGACGGCGTCGGTGGTGGCGTGTGCCAGAAAGCCGATGCTGAAAGGGAGCTCGCGCGCCAGATAGGTGTGGAAGGTTTCGAAGTCCCGTCCTTGGTCACCACCCGACGACACCGGCCCGGTAGCGGGAAGGACGTTGCTGACCAGGCGTCGTTTGGCGATCCAGCGGCAGAGGTGCTCGAATTCGTGGTGGCCGTTGTTTCCGGCCAGGCGGGAGAGCCCGAACTCGATGATGCTGACCAGTTGGACGGGGTTGGACGGGGTTGCCGTCTCGGGATTCGTATGCGGTCCTGTCCCGGTCATTCGAGGGTTATCCCTCGCTGGACTGCGGCGGCTTCGAATTCTTCGGCCGGAATCATCCGTCGGGCCATGAGCCGACGTCGCGCGCGGGCTTCGTCGCTGTGGCTGTCGGTGACATCGAAGCACTCAGCGATCAGGGAGACGTCGTGCTGGAGCATCTCGCCCCAATGATGATCTCCATTTACCTCGTGGCGCGGATGCCGGACCAATGGCAAGGAGGTCGTGAACTCCCGCAGATCACGAGTCTCGGTGGGTGCGATCGTGCACCACTGGCTGACGTTGACCCAGCCCTCGTCGAGAAGCATCTGCTCGCCATGTCCGACCAGCTGCCACGCCAACGGCGGGAAGAACACCGAGGCCCAGGTCATCAACACACGGGGATTCCCGTCTGGCGTACGGTCGGTCGATCGTGGCCCGCTGATGTAGCCACCCGCGCCGGTTCCCGAAATGTACGCTGTCTTTCCTTTGGTCATGGCAAGACACAGTTTCCAATCGGCGGGAAGCGTCAACTTTGAGGCCGGATCGAGCAGACGTGGCACATCGGGCCATTCCTGGCGAAGCATGACTGTCGTCGCGCACATCCCGGCCAGAAGTGACCGGGCTACCGCGCCGGGGCTGAACGCCATCGACGGTATCGGCATGGGGCCGGACGACGGCCGGGTCAGCGACGCGAGCCACAGCGGTCGCAACGCGGCGGCGAGTTGACCGTAGGCAGGATCGAACACCCGGCCCGCAGCGGAGTTGCATGACCGGCACTGGCCGAGGAACCAGATCCCGCCTTCGTCGGCGCGTCCCAGGGTGACGGTGCTGCCGGTGCGCATCCAATGCCCTCGTGTTACCGCGCCCTCATTACCCGCGCACTGCGGCGGCACGTGCGCCTTACTCATCTTGGCGACCGTGCCGCACACGCCACATTCGTAGCGGCCTCTCCTGGTTCGGTAACCCATTGCCAGGCGGGTTCCGGGGCGATCGGTCCGGGCCACGTCTCTCCTCGGTCATGTCGGTGATCGGTAGATTGTCGCGCTACCCACCGACATCTCCGCGCACAGGCTATTAAGGAGTGTGTAACCGACATGTGACCCCGACCAGTAGCGCCATCTCCTCGCGGCGCAGACCCGGAACCCGGCGGTACCCCGTGACGGGCAGGTTCACCTCGTCCGGGCGAATCTGCGCGCGCCGGGCCCGCAGGTAGTCGCCGAGTTCGGAGGAAGCCATACCCGCATCGTAGGTCGCGGTGCCGACGGGTTCCTGGGTGCGGTACTCCCAGGAGATCACCGGCCTCCCACCGCCGTCGGCACCCGGCCATCGTGGTGGACATGACTTCGGATCGAGCAATTCTCCCCGGCTCGGCGACGGGCAAAGTGGTGGCCGTCACCGGGGCCAGCAGCGGAATCGGCGAGGCCGTCGCCGCCCGGCTGGCCGGTGCGGGCCATCAGGTCTTCGCCGGTGCGCGACGGACCGACCGGCTGGACGCGCTCGCCGAGCGCACCGCGGCGAGCGCCGCCGACTCCGGCGGCGGCCTGCATCCGGTCCGGCTCGACGTGACCGACCGCGCGGACGTCGCCGCCTTCGTCGAGACCGCCCGCGAACGGACCGGCCGCATCGATGTCCTGATCAACAATGCCGGCGTCATGCCGCTGTCCCGGCTCGACGCGCTGCTCGTCGACGAGTGGGACCGGATGATCGACGTGAACCTCCGCGGCCTGCTGCACGGAATCGCCGCCGCCCTACCGCATTTCACCGCACAGGGCGCAGGCCACTTCGTGACCGTCGCGAGCGTCGGCGCCCACGAGGTGGTGCCGACCGGCGCCGTCTACAGCGGCACCAAGTTCGCCGCCCGGGCGATCACCGACGGGCTGCGCCAGGAATGCGATCCCGCGATCCGGGTCACGACCATCTCGCCCGGCGTCGTCACCTCCGAACTCGCGGACACCATCACCGATCCCGGCGCGGCCGCGGCGATGGTCGCCTACCGGGCGAACGCCATCGCACCGGACGCCATAGCGGCGGCCGTCTCCTACGCCCTCGACCAGCCCGCCGACGTCGACGTCAACGAGATCGTCGTCCGTCCGGCCCGGCAGCGCTGAAAACCCGTCTCCCCGAAGGAAATCGATGACCACCTCGACCACCATCCACTCGGCGTCCTGGGATCTCACCGGCCGCGTCGCCGTCGTCACCGGCGCCGCCCGCGGCATCGGCCGCGCCACCGCCGAACTGCTGCGCGCACGCGGCGCGCGGCTCGTCGTCACCGACCGGCTCGACGCCGTCGAGAAGTTCGCGGCCGACGACCCCGGCAACGTCGCCGCGCTCGTCGGCGACGTCTCCGACGCGGAACTGGCCAGGGCCACGATGCAGCTGGCCACCGACCGCTTCGGCCGGCTCGACATCCTGGTCAACAACGCCGGCCGCACGCTGAACAAGCCGATCACCGAGACCGGCGTCGAGGAGTTCGACGAGATCCTGCGCATCAACGCCCGCGGGAATTTCGTGCAGGCGCGCGAGGCGTTCCGGACGATGGAATCCGGGGGCGGCGGGGCCATCGTCTCGATCGCCTCGGTCTCGTCGGTCGTCGCCTTCGCCACCCAGACCGCCTACGCCGCCTCGAAAGGCGCTCTCGCCCAGATCACCCGGGTGCTGGCCGTCGAAGGCGGCCCCAAGGGCATCCGCTCGAACGCCGTGCTGCCGGGCGTGATCGATACCGACATCATGGCGGGCGTCGTCGACAACGGCCGCGAGAT carries:
- a CDS encoding SDR family oxidoreductase; this encodes MTSDRAILPGSATGKVVAVTGASSGIGEAVAARLAGAGHQVFAGARRTDRLDALAERTAASAADSGGGLHPVRLDVTDRADVAAFVETARERTGRIDVLINNAGVMPLSRLDALLVDEWDRMIDVNLRGLLHGIAAALPHFTAQGAGHFVTVASVGAHEVVPTGAVYSGTKFAARAITDGLRQECDPAIRVTTISPGVVTSELADTITDPGAAAAMVAYRANAIAPDAIAAAVSYALDQPADVDVNEIVVRPARQR
- a CDS encoding SDR family NAD(P)-dependent oxidoreductase; translation: MTTSTTIHSASWDLTGRVAVVTGAARGIGRATAELLRARGARLVVTDRLDAVEKFAADDPGNVAALVGDVSDAELARATMQLATDRFGRLDILVNNAGRTLNKPITETGVEEFDEILRINARGNFVQAREAFRTMESGGGGAIVSIASVSSVVAFATQTAYAASKGALAQITRVLAVEGGPKGIRSNAVLPGVIDTDIMAGVVDNGREMLASFGPDHPIGRIGRPEEVAEAVAFLGSDAAAFITGSLLAVDGGWTAQ